A genomic region of Anas acuta chromosome 1, bAnaAcu1.1, whole genome shotgun sequence contains the following coding sequences:
- the RRP7A gene encoding ribosomal RNA-processing protein 7 homolog A — MAAAGPRGAGAAPPGYTALAVKFGERQRSPHCLLVKEHRVREGPGDAHPPARTLFVLNVPPYCGPGALSRLFGSCGPVQSVDVRDKPGPGEKAEKQRSKFFGRRTTTGFRVAYVVFKKPASVQAVKALAQEGPLLVSTDSHPVKTGVSKWIARYADSVVDQEELKAEVDTFMQDYDKKVAQEEAKAAQEEGVPDEEGWVKVTRRGRKPGLPRTEAANLRVLERERRKRARKELLNFYAWQHRETKREHIAQLRKKFEEDKQRIALMRAQRKFRPY, encoded by the exons ATGGCGGCCGCCGGGCCGCGTGGGGCGGGAGCGGCGCCGCCGGGATACACGG CCCTGGCGGTGAAGTTCGGGGAGCGGCAGCGCTCGCCGCACTGCCTGCTGGTGAAGGAGCACCGCGTGCGGGAGGGGCCCGGCGACGCGCACCCGCCCGCCCGCACCCTCTTCGTCCTCAACGTGCCCCCCTACTGCGGCCCG GGGGCTCTGTCCAGGTTGTTCGGCAGCTGCGGGCCGGTGCAGAGCGTGGACGTCAGGGACAagccggggccgggggagaAGGCGGAGAAGCAGAGGTCCAAGTTCTTCGGCCGCAGGACCACGACG GGATTTCGAGTAGCGTACGTGGTGTTCAAGAAACCAGCCAGCGTCCAAGCGGTCAAGGCCCTGGCACAGGAAGGTCCCCTGCTGGTATCAACGGACAGTCACCCTGTGAAAACTGGTGTTAGCA AGTGGATCGCCAGATATGCAGACTCAGTAGTGGATCAGGAAGAACTGAAGGCTGAGGTGGACACCTTCATGCAAGACTATGACAAGAAGGTAGCACAG GAAGAAGCCAAAGCGGCCCAGGAGGAGGGCGTGCCAGATGAGGAGGGCTGGGTGAAGGTAACACGGAGGGGCCGGAAGCCTGGCCTGCCCCGGACAGAGGCCGCCAACCTGCGGgtgctggagagggagaggcGGAAAAGGGCCCGCAAAGAGCTGCTCAACTTCTACGCCTGGCAGCATCGCGAGACCAAGAGAGAGC ATATTGCCCAGTTGAGGAAGAAATTCGAAGAGGACAAGCAAAGAATCGCGCTGATGCGAGCCCAGCGCAAGTTTAGGCCGTACTGA
- the LOC137849436 gene encoding uncharacterized protein isoform X2: protein MDSEMRVWCANIEVRLQFLENCNRQSAVSDLSKMQETSKLDPPYNQQQGSSLEAFSGRVTQKELEEENQKMKEKIKRLETRNNELLSKMMSMHKQSENMNDPSRLSAVVQLYEMLRLHDWEKFKTYSTNMTYKNGRSIIKKLFDTCEKDIEKRKNDIFNVLDVSFLNYAMANCKQELMPIVTELLRNAYFQQHSDFYKKITKQANVTLEDDVQKQFALKCCRVYCLMLLQKSPVKAVWQEIHPEELEHVDKKDLSTVHWKKAELLWPVLKSGKELIAKGVVWD, encoded by the exons ATGGACAGTGAGATGAGAGTTTGGTGTGCCAATATTGAGGTTCGACTACAATTTCTGGAGAACTGCAACAG GCAGAGTGCTGTATCTGATCTTTCCAAGATGCAGGAGACCAGCAAACTTGACCCTCCTTACAACCAGCAACAAGGGAGCTCTCTGGA agcattttCTGGAAGGGTCACACAAAAAGAGCttgaggaagaaaatcagaagatgAAAGAGAAGATCAAACGACTAGAGACACG AAACAACGAGCTCTTGTCTAAAATGATGAGCATGCACAAGCAATCAGAGAACATGAATGACCCTTCACGCTTGTCTGCTGTAGTGCAATTGTATGAGATGCTTAGGCTACATGACTGGGAAAAATTCAAGACATACTCAACCAACATGACATATAAAAATGGCAGAAGCATAATTAAG AAGCTGTTTGACACCTGTGAGAAAGAcatagagaagagaaaaaatgacaTATTTAATGTCCTTGACGTTTCATTTTTGAATTACGCTATGGCCAACTGCaaacaa GAGCTGATGCCAATTGTAACAGAACTCTTAAGAAATGCCTATTTCCAACAGCACTCAGacttttacaaaaaaattacTAAG CAAGCTAATGTTACTTTGGAAGATGACGTTCAAAAACAGTTTGCACTGAAGTGCTGCAGAGTTTATTGTCTGATGCTTCTTCAGAAGTCACCAGTTAAAGCTGTCTGGCAGGAAATCCATCCTGAAGAGTTAGAGCATGTGGACAAGAAAGACTTGTCCACAGTGcactggaagaaagcagagcttCTGTGGCCCGTACTGAAATCTGGGAAAGAACTTATTGCAAAAGGTGTAGTCTGGGATTAA
- the POLDIP3 gene encoding polymerase delta-interacting protein 3 isoform X3 yields MADLSLDELIRKRGVAGKGRLNTRPVFGGVRSRIGIQQNLLSRSSPAVNFQRTFDARQKIGITDARHKLGVKDAREKLVQKDARFKIKGKVQDAREMLNSRKQQSVAAEKVTKVVDAREKISLKRNTPAAISPAMGTVNPAVKITKTIQQKAPVPGHSHPAGMRINVVNNHTHKQGLYDMEDDDESVSPLPSKQMKITTTNSFLHNALAFSPLEGTKMTVNNLHPRVTEEDIVELFCVCGALKRARLVHPGVAEVVFVKKEDAITAYKKYNNRCLDGQPMKCNLHMNGNVITSDQPILLRLSDTPSVKKEGEPRRTSASTASNPPAEVDPDTILKALFKSSGVSSSVQPTEFKIKL; encoded by the exons ATGGCGGACCTGTCGCTGGACGAGCTGATCCGGAAGCGCGGCGTGGCGGGGAAGGGCAG gcttaaCACGAGGCCAGTATTTGGAGGTGTAAGATCTCGTATTGGGATCCAGCAAAATCTTCTGAGTAGATCGTCACCAGCCGTCAACTTCCAGCGGACGTTTGATGCCCGACAGAAGATCGGCATCACTGATGCCCGGCACAAACTGGGGGTTAAAGATGCTCGGGAAAAACTGGTTCAAAAGGACGCTCGGttcaaaataaaagggaagGTGCAGGATGCTCGGGAGATGTTGAATTCCCGTAAGCAGCAAAGTGTTGCTGCTGAAAAGGTGACCAAAGTGGTGGATGCCAGAGAGAAGATCAGTTTAAAAAGGAACACTCCAGCTGCTATCAGCCCAGCTATGGGGACAGTAAATCCAGCCGTGAAAATCACCAAAACGATCCAA CAGAAAGCTCCAGTCCCTGGACACTCTCATCCAGCAGGAATGAGGATCAACGTGGTGAACAACCATACACACAAGCAG GGTCTGTATGACATGGAAGATGATGATGAAAGCGTCTCTCCCCTTCCTAGCAAACAGATGAAAATCACCACCACAAACAGTTTCCTGCACAACGCG CTGGCGTTCAGTCCCTTGGAAGGCACAAAGATGACTGTAAACAACCTGCATCCTCGCGTCACTGAGGAAGACATTGTT GAGTTATTCTGTGTGTGTGGCGCTCTGAAGCGAGCACGACTGGTGCACCCAGGAGTGGCTGAAGTAGTCTTTGTGAAGAAAGAAGATGCAATCACAGCATATAAGAAATACAACAACAGATGCTTAGATG gtCAACCAATGAAGTGCAACCTTCACATGAATGGGAATGTCATCACCTCAGACCAGCCTATATTGCT GCGGTTGAGCGATACTCCttcagtgaagaaggaaggggaacCACGCCGGACAAGTGCAAGCACTGCGTCAAATCCCCCAGCTGAGGTGGACCCTGACACCATCTTGAAGGCACTCTTCAAATCCTCAGGGGTCTCCTCCTCTGTGCAGCCCACAGAATTCAAGATCAAACTCTGA
- the POLDIP3 gene encoding polymerase delta-interacting protein 3 isoform X2 gives MADLSLDELIRKRGVAGKGRLNTRPVFGGVRSRIGIQQNLLSRSSPAVNFQRTFDARQKIGITDARHKLGVKDAREKLVQKDARFKIKGKVQDAREMLNSRKQQSVAAEKVTKVVDAREKISLKRNTPAAISPAMGTVNPAVKITKTIQKAPVPGHSHPAGMRINVVNNHTHKQGLYDMEDDDESVSPLPSKQMKITTTNSFLHNATGLSGNKFSLSKTVPLTKVVQNDTYTAPPAPPSPMRTKALTNMSRTLVTKEEPPKEPAPVELAFSPLEGTKMTVNNLHPRVTEEDIVELFCVCGALKRARLVHPGVAEVVFVKKEDAITAYKKYNNRCLDGQPMKCNLHMNGNVITSDQPILLRLSDTPSVKKEGEPRRTSASTASNPPAEVDPDTILKALFKSSGVSSSVQPTEFKIKL, from the exons ATGGCGGACCTGTCGCTGGACGAGCTGATCCGGAAGCGCGGCGTGGCGGGGAAGGGCAG gcttaaCACGAGGCCAGTATTTGGAGGTGTAAGATCTCGTATTGGGATCCAGCAAAATCTTCTGAGTAGATCGTCACCAGCCGTCAACTTCCAGCGGACGTTTGATGCCCGACAGAAGATCGGCATCACTGATGCCCGGCACAAACTGGGGGTTAAAGATGCTCGGGAAAAACTGGTTCAAAAGGACGCTCGGttcaaaataaaagggaagGTGCAGGATGCTCGGGAGATGTTGAATTCCCGTAAGCAGCAAAGTGTTGCTGCTGAAAAGGTGACCAAAGTGGTGGATGCCAGAGAGAAGATCAGTTTAAAAAGGAACACTCCAGCTGCTATCAGCCCAGCTATGGGGACAGTAAATCCAGCCGTGAAAATCACCAAAACGATCCAA AAAGCTCCAGTCCCTGGACACTCTCATCCAGCAGGAATGAGGATCAACGTGGTGAACAACCATACACACAAGCAG GGTCTGTATGACATGGAAGATGATGATGAAAGCGTCTCTCCCCTTCCTAGCAAACAGATGAAAATCACCACCACAAACAGTTTCCTGCACAACGCG ACTGGGCTGAGTGGCAATAAGTTCTCTCTGTCCAAGACTGTTCCCCTGACTAAAGTGGTCCAGAACGATACGTACACAGCTCCACCTGCACCTCCTTCCCCCATGCGGACAAAGGCCTTGACAAACATGTCCCGGACCTTGGTGACAAAGGAGGAGCCTCCAAAAGAGCCAGCGCCTGTGGAG CTGGCGTTCAGTCCCTTGGAAGGCACAAAGATGACTGTAAACAACCTGCATCCTCGCGTCACTGAGGAAGACATTGTT GAGTTATTCTGTGTGTGTGGCGCTCTGAAGCGAGCACGACTGGTGCACCCAGGAGTGGCTGAAGTAGTCTTTGTGAAGAAAGAAGATGCAATCACAGCATATAAGAAATACAACAACAGATGCTTAGATG gtCAACCAATGAAGTGCAACCTTCACATGAATGGGAATGTCATCACCTCAGACCAGCCTATATTGCT GCGGTTGAGCGATACTCCttcagtgaagaaggaaggggaacCACGCCGGACAAGTGCAAGCACTGCGTCAAATCCCCCAGCTGAGGTGGACCCTGACACCATCTTGAAGGCACTCTTCAAATCCTCAGGGGTCTCCTCCTCTGTGCAGCCCACAGAATTCAAGATCAAACTCTGA
- the POLDIP3 gene encoding polymerase delta-interacting protein 3 isoform X1, with amino-acid sequence MADLSLDELIRKRGVAGKGRLNTRPVFGGVRSRIGIQQNLLSRSSPAVNFQRTFDARQKIGITDARHKLGVKDAREKLVQKDARFKIKGKVQDAREMLNSRKQQSVAAEKVTKVVDAREKISLKRNTPAAISPAMGTVNPAVKITKTIQQKAPVPGHSHPAGMRINVVNNHTHKQGLYDMEDDDESVSPLPSKQMKITTTNSFLHNATGLSGNKFSLSKTVPLTKVVQNDTYTAPPAPPSPMRTKALTNMSRTLVTKEEPPKEPAPVELAFSPLEGTKMTVNNLHPRVTEEDIVELFCVCGALKRARLVHPGVAEVVFVKKEDAITAYKKYNNRCLDGQPMKCNLHMNGNVITSDQPILLRLSDTPSVKKEGEPRRTSASTASNPPAEVDPDTILKALFKSSGVSSSVQPTEFKIKL; translated from the exons ATGGCGGACCTGTCGCTGGACGAGCTGATCCGGAAGCGCGGCGTGGCGGGGAAGGGCAG gcttaaCACGAGGCCAGTATTTGGAGGTGTAAGATCTCGTATTGGGATCCAGCAAAATCTTCTGAGTAGATCGTCACCAGCCGTCAACTTCCAGCGGACGTTTGATGCCCGACAGAAGATCGGCATCACTGATGCCCGGCACAAACTGGGGGTTAAAGATGCTCGGGAAAAACTGGTTCAAAAGGACGCTCGGttcaaaataaaagggaagGTGCAGGATGCTCGGGAGATGTTGAATTCCCGTAAGCAGCAAAGTGTTGCTGCTGAAAAGGTGACCAAAGTGGTGGATGCCAGAGAGAAGATCAGTTTAAAAAGGAACACTCCAGCTGCTATCAGCCCAGCTATGGGGACAGTAAATCCAGCCGTGAAAATCACCAAAACGATCCAA CAGAAAGCTCCAGTCCCTGGACACTCTCATCCAGCAGGAATGAGGATCAACGTGGTGAACAACCATACACACAAGCAG GGTCTGTATGACATGGAAGATGATGATGAAAGCGTCTCTCCCCTTCCTAGCAAACAGATGAAAATCACCACCACAAACAGTTTCCTGCACAACGCG ACTGGGCTGAGTGGCAATAAGTTCTCTCTGTCCAAGACTGTTCCCCTGACTAAAGTGGTCCAGAACGATACGTACACAGCTCCACCTGCACCTCCTTCCCCCATGCGGACAAAGGCCTTGACAAACATGTCCCGGACCTTGGTGACAAAGGAGGAGCCTCCAAAAGAGCCAGCGCCTGTGGAG CTGGCGTTCAGTCCCTTGGAAGGCACAAAGATGACTGTAAACAACCTGCATCCTCGCGTCACTGAGGAAGACATTGTT GAGTTATTCTGTGTGTGTGGCGCTCTGAAGCGAGCACGACTGGTGCACCCAGGAGTGGCTGAAGTAGTCTTTGTGAAGAAAGAAGATGCAATCACAGCATATAAGAAATACAACAACAGATGCTTAGATG gtCAACCAATGAAGTGCAACCTTCACATGAATGGGAATGTCATCACCTCAGACCAGCCTATATTGCT GCGGTTGAGCGATACTCCttcagtgaagaaggaaggggaacCACGCCGGACAAGTGCAAGCACTGCGTCAAATCCCCCAGCTGAGGTGGACCCTGACACCATCTTGAAGGCACTCTTCAAATCCTCAGGGGTCTCCTCCTCTGTGCAGCCCACAGAATTCAAGATCAAACTCTGA
- the SERHL2 gene encoding serine hydrolase-like protein 2, whose translation MFSEVKFPVPWGHLAAKAWGSPEGHPVLCLHGWLDNANTFDRLIPLLPKDCHYVAMDFSGHGLSSHRPAGSPYHFLDYVSDVRRVAAALQWRRFTLMGHSMGGAVAGMFSFLYPEMVDKLILLENLGFLLAPEDTEAWLKSKRMVIDRLLSLEARQQAPKAHSPEAALQRLLEANRHLTAEGGAILLQRGATETPAGLVYNRDMRVRTQSRESLTVEQCVKLLQKIQDRVLIILARDGLLVPHKLESKNHFVIALREAFERTLKEHIQLVEVPGSHFVHMNEPEVVSGIISNFLTAHSTRARL comes from the exons ATGTTCTCAGAGGTGAAGTTTCCCGTGCCCTGGGGCCATTTGGCAGCCAAGGCCTGGGGATCCCCGGAGGGACACCCTGTGCTGTGCTTGCACGGCTGGCTGGACAACGCCAACACCTTCGACAGGCTcatccctctgctccccaaaG ATTGCCATTACGTGGCAATGGATTTTTCTGGCCATGGTTTGTCATCCCACCGACCTGCAGGCTCCCCCTACCATTTTCTGGATTATGTGAGCGATGTGCGCCGGGTCGCAGCAG CATTGCAGTGGAGACGGTTCACCCTGATGGGTCACAGTATGG GTGGGGCCGTGGCAGGAATG TTCTCTTTCCTTTATCCTGAGATGGTGGACAAGCTGATCCTGCTGGAAAATCTCGGCTTTCTGCTAGCTCCAGAG GACACTGAGGCGTGGCTGAAATCAAAACGGATGGTTATCGACAGGCTACTGAGCCTAGAGGCAAGGCAGCAAGCTCCCAAAGCACATAGCCCTGAAGCAGCATTGCAGAG GCTGTTAGAAGCAAACAGACATCTGACAGCTGAGGGTGGGGCGATCCTGCTGCAGCGAGGAGCAACTGAGACACCCGCTG GGCTGGTGTATAACAGAGACATGAGAGTCCGTACG CAGAGTCGCGAGTCCCTCACCGTGGAGCAGTGCGTGAAGCTCTTGCAGAAGATCCAGGACCGTGTTCTCATCATTTT AGCACGAGATGGACTCTTGGTACCACACAAGCTGGAGAGCAAAAACCACTTTGTGATAGCCCTGCGGGAGGCATTTGAGCGTACCCTCAAAGAG cacatCCAGCTAGTAGAGGTGCCCGGGAGTCATTTTGTGCACATGAACGAGCCTGAGGTGGTGTCCGGGATCATCAGCAACTTCCTGACAGCGCACAGCACCAGAGCAAGGCTCTAG